In Porphyrobacter sp. LM 6, one DNA window encodes the following:
- the thyA gene encoding thymidylate synthase yields the protein MASAAIPLSDPQSGGAKPHPEQQYLDLMRQIWEGGSERIDRTGIGTRSVCGAMLRFDLAGGAMPLLTTKRVYWKTATRELLWFLTGETNIRPLVLQGVKIWNEWPHANYVRETGDAISLDDFVARIAEDEAFATRWGDLGPVYGKQWVDWPTYRYRPDGLYEKGEGINQIAQVIESLRTSPGSRRHIIEGWNVAELDRMALPPCHKTYQFHVAGEGDQARLNCVLYQRSCDVALGLPFNLWSAALLTAMIAQQVAMEPGELVWMGGDVHLYLNHAHLIEEQLSRQPQGHPRLEITRKPETIFDYDIADFVVHDYAPLPPISAPVAV from the coding sequence ATGGCGAGCGCAGCGATTCCCCTTTCTGACCCTCAATCCGGCGGGGCGAAACCGCACCCCGAACAGCAATATCTCGATCTGATGCGACAGATCTGGGAGGGCGGGAGCGAGCGGATCGATCGCACCGGAATCGGCACGCGTTCGGTCTGCGGGGCGATGCTGCGATTCGATCTGGCCGGCGGGGCGATGCCGCTGCTCACCACCAAGCGGGTCTACTGGAAGACCGCCACGCGCGAGCTGCTGTGGTTCCTGACCGGCGAAACCAACATCCGCCCGCTGGTGCTGCAAGGCGTGAAGATCTGGAATGAGTGGCCCCACGCCAATTATGTCCGCGAAACCGGCGATGCGATCAGCCTCGATGATTTCGTCGCGCGAATCGCCGAGGACGAGGCTTTTGCTACACGCTGGGGCGATCTCGGCCCGGTCTATGGCAAGCAGTGGGTCGATTGGCCGACCTACCGCTACCGGCCCGACGGGCTCTATGAGAAGGGCGAGGGCATCAACCAGATTGCCCAGGTGATCGAATCGCTGCGCACCAGCCCCGGTAGCCGCCGCCACATCATCGAAGGCTGGAACGTCGCCGAGCTTGACCGCATGGCGCTGCCGCCGTGCCACAAGACCTACCAGTTCCATGTCGCGGGGGAGGGCGATCAGGCCCGCCTCAATTGCGTGCTCTACCAGCGCAGCTGCGATGTCGCGCTCGGCCTGCCGTTCAACCTGTGGTCGGCCGCGCTTCTGACAGCGATGATCGCGCAGCAGGTGGCGATGGAGCCGGGCGAGCTGGTGTGGATGGGGGGCGATGTGCACCTCTATCTCAACCACGCGCATCTGATCGAGGAGCAGCTCTCCCGCCAGCCACAGGGTCACCCCCGGCTGGAGATCACGCGCAAGCCCGAAACAATTTTCGACTACGATATCGCCGATTTCGTGGTGCATGATTACGCGCCGCTCCCCCCGATCAGCGCACCTGTTGCGGTGTGA
- a CDS encoding 3-methyl-2-oxobutanoate dehydrogenase (2-methylpropanoyl-transferring) subunit alpha gives MADPAKPQDSNRPALALHVPEPKYRPGDPADFSHIDIGKAGASPRPDEGIHPSQMADLAYGLVRVLGEDNQAHGPWNPRLDPETLRTMLGHMALVRAFDERMFRGQRQGKTSFYMKCTGEEATSVAASMALASDDMVFPSYRQQGILIARGYPLIEMINQIYSNKADKLKGRQLPIMYSSREHSFFSISGNLATQCPQAVGWAMASAVKGDSRIAASWVGEGSTAEGDFHSACTFAAVYNAPVILNVINNQWAISSFSGFAGAERTTFAARGLGYGIAALRVDGNDALACYAAAEWAANRARGNHGPTLIEYFTYRAEGHSTSDDPSGYRSAQEREEWPLGDPINRLKNHLIAIGEWDEDRQAAMDLECAERVKATTKEAEKNGILGHGLHHPFHTMFEDVYEELPWHLEEQAEQAIRERIAKFGTERPFG, from the coding sequence ATGGCCGATCCAGCGAAACCGCAGGACAGCAACCGCCCGGCGCTCGCGCTGCATGTGCCCGAGCCCAAATATCGTCCCGGCGATCCGGCCGATTTCTCGCATATCGACATCGGCAAGGCCGGCGCATCGCCGCGTCCTGACGAAGGCATCCACCCTTCGCAGATGGCCGATCTGGCCTATGGTCTGGTGCGGGTGCTGGGCGAGGATAATCAGGCGCACGGCCCCTGGAATCCGCGGCTCGATCCGGAAACCCTGCGCACCATGCTCGGCCACATGGCGCTGGTGCGCGCCTTCGACGAACGCATGTTCCGCGGCCAACGGCAGGGCAAGACCAGCTTCTACATGAAGTGCACCGGCGAGGAGGCGACTTCGGTTGCGGCCTCGATGGCGCTGGCGAGCGATGACATGGTCTTCCCCTCCTATCGCCAGCAGGGCATCCTGATCGCGCGCGGCTATCCGCTGATCGAGATGATCAACCAGATCTATTCGAACAAGGCCGACAAGCTGAAGGGCCGCCAGCTGCCGATCATGTATTCGAGCCGCGAGCACAGCTTCTTCTCGATTTCCGGCAACCTTGCGACGCAGTGCCCGCAGGCAGTGGGATGGGCGATGGCGAGCGCGGTGAAGGGCGACAGCAGGATTGCCGCGAGCTGGGTGGGCGAGGGCTCGACTGCGGAGGGCGACTTCCATTCGGCATGCACCTTTGCCGCCGTCTACAACGCACCGGTGATCCTCAACGTGATCAACAACCAGTGGGCGATTTCGAGCTTTTCTGGCTTTGCCGGGGCCGAGCGCACTACCTTTGCCGCGCGCGGGCTGGGCTATGGCATCGCGGCCCTGCGGGTCGACGGCAATGACGCGCTCGCCTGCTATGCCGCCGCCGAGTGGGCCGCCAACCGCGCCCGCGGCAACCACGGCCCGACGCTGATCGAATACTTCACCTACCGCGCTGAAGGTCACTCCACCTCGGATGACCCCTCGGGCTACCGCTCGGCGCAAGAGCGCGAGGAATGGCCGCTCGGCGATCCGATCAATCGGCTCAAGAACCACCTGATCGCCATCGGCGAATGGGACGAGGACCGGCAGGCGGCGATGGACCTCGAATGCGCCGAACGCGTGAAGGCCACCACCAAGGAGGCCGAAAAGAACGGCATCCTCGGCCACGGCCTCCATCACCCGTTCCACACCATGTTCGAGGATGTCTACGAAGAGCTGCCCTGGCACCTCGAGGAACAGGCCGAACAGGCGATCCGCGAACGCATTGCCAAGTTCGGCACGGAAAGGCCCTTCGGATGA
- a CDS encoding alpha-ketoacid dehydrogenase subunit beta — protein MSEHPATLDENVIEERRLNMIEAINEALDIMLERDPDVIIMGEDVGYFGGVFRATAGLQAKHGKTRVFDTPISECGIIGVAVGMGAYGLRPVPEIQFADYIYPGLDQLISEAARLRYRSAGDYIAPMTVRSPFGGGIFGGQTHSQSPEALFTHVAGLKTVIPATPHDAKGLLIAAIEDNDPVIFFEPKRIYNGPFTGFYDRPVEPWKKHPDSVVPEGYYKIPLGKARTVREGEQLTVLAYGTMVHVAEAVCTAKGVDAEILDLRTLVPLDIKAIEASVEKTGRCLIVHEATRTSGFGAELSALVTERCFYHLEAPVERVTGFDTPYPHSLEWAYFPGPVRIGEAIDKLLKD, from the coding sequence ATGAGCGAGCACCCTGCGACCTTGGACGAAAACGTGATCGAAGAGCGCCGCCTCAACATGATCGAGGCGATCAACGAGGCGCTCGACATCATGCTCGAACGTGATCCCGACGTGATCATCATGGGCGAGGATGTCGGCTATTTCGGCGGCGTTTTCCGCGCGACCGCCGGGCTTCAGGCCAAGCATGGCAAGACCCGCGTGTTCGACACCCCGATTTCCGAATGTGGGATCATCGGCGTGGCGGTGGGGATGGGGGCCTATGGCCTGCGTCCGGTGCCGGAAATCCAGTTCGCCGATTACATCTACCCCGGCCTTGACCAGCTGATCTCGGAAGCCGCGCGCCTGCGCTATCGTTCGGCGGGGGACTACATCGCGCCGATGACGGTGCGCTCGCCCTTCGGCGGCGGCATTTTCGGCGGCCAGACCCACAGCCAGAGCCCCGAGGCGCTGTTCACCCACGTTGCGGGCCTCAAGACTGTGATCCCGGCCACCCCGCACGATGCCAAGGGCCTGCTGATCGCCGCGATCGAAGACAATGATCCGGTGATCTTCTTCGAGCCCAAGCGCATCTACAACGGCCCCTTCACCGGCTTCTATGACAGGCCGGTCGAGCCGTGGAAGAAGCACCCGGATTCTGTGGTACCCGAAGGCTACTACAAGATCCCGCTCGGCAAGGCGCGCACCGTGCGCGAGGGCGAGCAGCTGACGGTGCTGGCCTATGGCACGATGGTGCACGTCGCCGAGGCGGTCTGCACCGCCAAGGGCGTGGACGCAGAAATCCTCGATCTGCGCACGCTGGTGCCGCTCGACATCAAGGCGATCGAAGCTTCGGTCGAAAAGACCGGCCGCTGCCTGATCGTCCACGAGGCGACCCGCACCAGCGGCTTCGGCGCCGAGCTTTCGGCGCTGGTTACCGAACGCTGCTTCTACCACCTCGAAGCCCCGGTCGAACGCGTCACCGGCTTCGACACGCCCTATCCCCACAGCCTCGAATGGGCCTATTTCCCCGGCCCTGTCCGCATCGGCGAGGCCATCGACAAGCTTCTGAAGGACTGA
- a CDS encoding dihydrolipoamide acetyltransferase family protein, translated as MAKFTFNMPDVGEGVAEAEIVEWHVKVGDRVEEDQHLVDVMTDKATIDIESPVAGVVTQLAGEVGDTIAIGAMLLVIEADGEVSEAQAEAAAEQIEHDMSDADEADVAPAPEPVQDEPAAAPAPAVPAPVATAHKVLASPAVRQRARDLGIDLAQVKPAEDGRVRHGDLDAFLAYNAGSGFAPSGKPRADEAIKVIGLRKRIAQNMAAAKRHIPHFTYVEECDVTDLETLRAQLNEGRGDRPKLTMLPLLITAICKVIPQFPMINARYDDEAGVVTRYGSVHLGMAAQTDSGLMVPVIRDAQSRNLWQLAREIGRLAEAARTGKASSDELSGSTLTVTSLGPLGGVATTPVINRPEVAIIGPNRIVERPMFVPDGMGGERIAKRKLMNISISCDHRVVDGHDAASFIQGVKRLIETPALLLVD; from the coding sequence ATGGCGAAGTTCACATTCAACATGCCCGACGTGGGCGAAGGCGTGGCCGAGGCGGAAATCGTCGAATGGCACGTCAAGGTCGGTGATCGGGTCGAGGAAGACCAGCACCTCGTCGACGTGATGACCGACAAGGCGACGATCGACATCGAAAGCCCGGTGGCCGGCGTGGTCACGCAGCTGGCGGGCGAGGTGGGTGACACCATCGCCATCGGCGCGATGCTGCTGGTGATCGAGGCAGACGGCGAAGTGTCCGAGGCGCAGGCCGAGGCTGCGGCTGAGCAGATCGAGCATGACATGTCGGACGCGGACGAGGCGGATGTGGCACCCGCTCCCGAACCCGTCCAAGACGAACCTGCCGCAGCACCGGCCCCGGCGGTGCCCGCTCCGGTGGCCACCGCGCATAAGGTCCTCGCCAGCCCCGCCGTGCGCCAGCGCGCGCGCGATCTCGGGATCGATCTGGCTCAGGTAAAGCCCGCCGAAGATGGCCGTGTGCGCCACGGCGATCTCGACGCCTTCCTCGCTTACAACGCCGGCAGCGGGTTTGCCCCCTCAGGCAAGCCGCGCGCTGACGAGGCGATCAAGGTCATCGGTCTGCGCAAGCGCATCGCGCAGAACATGGCCGCCGCCAAGCGCCACATCCCGCACTTCACCTATGTCGAAGAGTGCGATGTCACCGATCTGGAAACCCTGCGCGCCCAGTTGAACGAGGGCCGTGGTGACCGGCCGAAGCTCACCATGCTGCCGCTGCTGATCACCGCGATCTGCAAGGTGATCCCGCAATTCCCGATGATCAACGCGCGCTATGATGACGAGGCGGGCGTGGTGACGCGCTATGGCTCCGTGCATCTCGGCATGGCGGCGCAGACCGACAGCGGGTTGATGGTTCCGGTGATTCGCGACGCGCAGAGCCGCAACCTGTGGCAGCTTGCCCGCGAGATCGGCCGTCTGGCCGAAGCCGCGCGCACCGGCAAGGCGAGCTCGGACGAGCTTTCGGGCTCGACGCTGACCGTCACGTCGCTCGGGCCGCTCGGCGGGGTGGCGACCACACCGGTCATCAACCGCCCCGAAGTCGCAATCATCGGCCCCAACCGCATTGTAGAGCGCCCGATGTTCGTCCCCGACGGCATGGGCGGCGAGCGAATCGCCAAGCGCAAGCTGATGAACATCTCGATTTCCTGCGACCACCGGGTGGTCGACGGGCACGACGCGGCGAGCTTCATTCAGGGCGTGAAGCGTCTGATCGAAACCCCGGCGCTGCTGCTGGTCGATTAG
- a CDS encoding DUF2842 domain-containing protein codes for MRETPTWRIPFGIISLFVLLIVYGVVIARYAPEIIGGWSGGAQTIVYLVLGLVWLLPLKRFLIWMETGRWSAPE; via the coding sequence ATGCGTGAAACCCCGACCTGGCGAATCCCCTTCGGTATCATTAGCCTGTTCGTGCTGCTGATCGTCTACGGCGTGGTGATCGCGCGCTATGCGCCGGAGATCATCGGTGGCTGGTCGGGGGGCGCGCAGACCATTGTCTATCTGGTGCTGGGCCTTGTCTGGCTGCTGCCCTTGAAGCGCTTCCTGATCTGGATGGAAACCGGCCGCTGGAGCGCACCCGAATAA
- a CDS encoding 5-formyltetrahydrofolate cyclo-ligase: MPSKSDLRQTLRAARKAHVESLPDSIRGLLFHRPPAPLLARIPHEAVIGVYHAGPWEAPAGAYARFFREAGHTLALPFFADRAAPMDFRHHTDPFAQDDLTVGPFGMLQPEPDAEPLIPDVLIVPLVGFTADLARLGQGGGHYDRWLAEHPPVLAVGLAWDAQLCETLPTEPHDRPLDAVVTPTRIYGSL; encoded by the coding sequence GTGCCCTCCAAATCCGACCTCCGCCAAACCCTACGCGCCGCGCGCAAGGCGCATGTGGAGAGCTTGCCCGATTCGATCCGCGGGTTGCTGTTCCACCGCCCCCCTGCCCCGCTGCTCGCCCGCATTCCGCATGAGGCGGTGATCGGGGTCTATCATGCCGGGCCGTGGGAAGCCCCCGCAGGCGCCTATGCGCGGTTCTTCCGCGAGGCGGGACACACCCTCGCCCTGCCCTTCTTCGCTGACCGCGCCGCGCCGATGGACTTCCGCCACCACACCGATCCCTTTGCGCAGGACGATCTGACCGTCGGCCCGTTCGGGATGCTGCAACCCGAACCCGATGCCGAGCCGCTGATCCCCGATGTGCTGATCGTCCCGCTGGTCGGCTTCACCGCCGACCTCGCGCGGCTCGGACAGGGCGGCGGGCATTATGATCGCTGGCTGGCGGAACATCCGCCGGTGCTTGCCGTTGGCCTCGCATGGGATGCGCAATTGTGCGAGACCCTGCCGACCGAACCCCATGACCGGCCGCTCGATGCGGTCGTCACCCCGACCCGGATCTACGGAAGCCTCTGA
- a CDS encoding cell division protein ZapA translates to MSTVTLTIGPKSYAIACADGEEAHVEALGAMIAEKYAQLGSARAPLEAQNLLFAALFLADELAEARKGKPAKPAPASDSGETDALKATISRLEGELAAARAAPPPAPAPAAIPQGDLFGGAPVPDHIAEQLEALAARAEATAAALEAAAASA, encoded by the coding sequence ATGAGCACTGTCACCCTCACCATCGGCCCCAAGAGCTACGCGATCGCCTGTGCCGACGGGGAAGAAGCCCATGTCGAGGCGCTGGGCGCGATGATCGCGGAAAAATACGCGCAGCTTGGGAGCGCGCGCGCACCGCTGGAAGCGCAGAATCTGCTGTTTGCCGCGCTGTTCCTCGCCGACGAACTCGCCGAGGCGCGCAAGGGCAAGCCCGCCAAGCCCGCCCCGGCAAGCGACAGCGGCGAAACCGATGCGCTCAAGGCGACCATCTCCCGGCTCGAAGGCGAACTGGCCGCCGCGCGCGCCGCTCCGCCGCCTGCCCCGGCTCCGGCCGCCATTCCGCAGGGCGATCTGTTCGGCGGTGCTCCGGTGCCTGATCATATCGCCGAGCAACTCGAAGCGCTCGCCGCCCGCGCCGAAGCCACTGCCGCCGCGCTTGAAGCTGCCGCCGCCAGCGCCTAG
- the tkt gene encoding transketolase, producing MTFAPDRLQPMANAIRALSMDAVEAANSGHPGMPMGMADVATVLWTQFLKFDPAAPHWADRDRFVLSAGHGSMLIYSLLYLSGYASPTIDDIRNFRQLGSPCAGHPENFLLDGVECTTGPLGQGLAMAVGMAMAERHLNAVYGDELVDHRTWVIAGDGCLMEGINHEAIGLAGHLKLGRLNVLWDDNRITIDGDTDLSTSEDIKARYVATGWHVAECDGHDFADIARALAEAKADPRPSLVACRTVIGKGAPNKQGGHSVHGAPLGGDEIAAARDYLGWTSAPFEVPSDILADWRTAGEPGRRAHGTWAGHFEASPRKAAFERQMASIADLAGPALEDYIRGLAANPPKVATRKASEMALGPLTEKLPQLIGGSADLTGSNNTKTPSTTPFSPEDYAGRYVYYGIREFGMAAAMNGMMLHGGVVPYGGTFLIFSDYCRNAIRLSALQHVGAVYVLTHDSIGLGEDGPTHQPIEQVMSLRLIPNLNVYRPADAIETAECWALALQTPETPSVLALTRQNLAPLRGAGDEAWTAATNRCAAGAYRLRAATAARKVVLIATGSEVELACAVAAELETAGIGADVVSMPCMDLFAKRPAAYRADLLPADALKVSIEAGVTQGWERYTGEGGLNIGIDSFGASAPAGDLFAHFGLTAAAIVPQIMNKLNA from the coding sequence ATGACGTTCGCACCCGACCGCCTTCAACCGATGGCCAACGCCATCCGCGCGCTTTCGATGGACGCGGTGGAGGCCGCCAATTCCGGCCACCCCGGGATGCCGATGGGCATGGCCGATGTCGCCACTGTGCTGTGGACGCAGTTCCTCAAGTTCGATCCCGCCGCGCCGCATTGGGCCGATCGCGACCGCTTTGTGCTGTCGGCCGGTCACGGCTCGATGCTGATCTACAGCCTGCTCTATCTCTCGGGCTATGCCAGCCCGACGATCGACGACATCCGCAACTTCCGCCAGCTCGGTTCCCCTTGCGCCGGCCACCCGGAAAACTTCCTGCTCGACGGGGTGGAATGCACGACCGGTCCGCTGGGGCAAGGTCTGGCGATGGCGGTCGGCATGGCGATGGCCGAGCGGCACCTCAATGCGGTCTACGGCGATGAGCTGGTCGATCACCGCACCTGGGTGATAGCGGGCGATGGCTGCCTGATGGAAGGCATCAACCATGAAGCGATCGGCCTTGCCGGTCACCTCAAGCTTGGCCGCCTCAATGTGCTGTGGGACGACAACCGCATCACCATCGATGGCGACACCGACCTGTCGACCTCGGAAGACATCAAGGCGCGCTATGTCGCGACCGGTTGGCACGTTGCTGAGTGCGACGGGCATGACTTTGCCGACATCGCCCGCGCGCTAGCCGAAGCCAAGGCCGATCCGCGCCCCTCGCTGGTCGCCTGCCGCACCGTGATCGGCAAGGGCGCGCCCAACAAGCAGGGCGGCCATTCGGTCCACGGCGCGCCGCTGGGCGGGGACGAGATCGCCGCCGCGCGCGACTATCTCGGCTGGACCAGTGCGCCCTTCGAGGTTCCCTCGGATATCCTCGCCGATTGGCGCACGGCAGGCGAACCCGGTCGCCGCGCGCATGGCACCTGGGCGGGCCACTTCGAAGCCTCGCCCCGCAAGGCCGCGTTCGAGCGCCAGATGGCGAGCATCGCCGATCTCGCCGGGCCTGCGCTGGAGGATTACATCCGCGGTCTTGCCGCCAATCCGCCCAAGGTCGCGACCCGCAAGGCATCGGAAATGGCGCTCGGGCCGCTCACCGAAAAGCTGCCGCAGCTGATCGGCGGTTCGGCTGACCTGACCGGATCGAACAACACCAAGACCCCGTCGACCACGCCGTTCTCGCCCGAGGATTATGCGGGCCGCTATGTCTATTACGGCATCCGTGAATTCGGCATGGCGGCGGCGATGAACGGGATGATGCTGCATGGCGGGGTTGTGCCCTATGGCGGCACCTTCCTGATCTTCAGCGACTATTGCCGCAACGCGATCCGCCTCTCGGCGCTCCAGCACGTCGGCGCGGTCTATGTGCTGACGCATGACAGCATCGGGCTGGGCGAGGACGGGCCGACCCACCAGCCGATCGAACAGGTGATGAGCCTGCGCCTGATCCCCAACCTCAACGTCTATCGCCCCGCCGATGCGATCGAGACCGCCGAATGCTGGGCGCTGGCGCTGCAAACGCCGGAAACGCCTTCGGTGCTGGCGCTCACCCGCCAGAACCTTGCGCCGCTGCGCGGGGCGGGGGACGAGGCGTGGACCGCTGCCACCAACCGCTGCGCTGCCGGGGCCTATCGCCTGCGCGCTGCCACCGCCGCGCGCAAGGTGGTGCTGATCGCCACCGGATCGGAAGTCGAACTCGCCTGCGCCGTCGCTGCCGAGCTTGAAACGGCCGGCATCGGCGCCGATGTTGTCTCGATGCCGTGCATGGACCTCTTCGCCAAGCGGCCCGCGGCCTACCGCGCCGATCTGCTGCCTGCCGATGCGCTCAAGGTGTCGATCGAAGCCGGGGTGACCCAGGGCTGGGAACGCTACACCGGCGAAGGCGGGCTCAACATCGGCATCGACAGCTTCGGGGCTTCGGCACCGGCGGGCGATCTGTTCGCCCATTTCGGCCTCACCGCGGCGGCAATCGTCCCGCAAATCATGAACAAGTTGAACGCTTAA
- the gap gene encoding type I glyceraldehyde-3-phosphate dehydrogenase, producing MATKVAINGFGRIGRLVARAILERTDHDLDLVAINDLADAKANALLFAHDSIHGRFKGDVTADGDAIIVNGKRIAVTKERDPGNLPHAAMGIDIVLECTGFFQSDEASRPHLAAGAKRVIISAPATGVSKTIVYGVNHKTLTADDVIISNASCTTNCLAPVAKVLNDVIGIERGFMTTIHSYTNDQRMLDQIHPDLRRARAGAQNMIPTTTGAARAVGLVLPELKGKLDGSSVRVPTPNVSMVDLVFVPSRDTTAEEINAALKAAAEGPMKGVLDYTDQPLVSSDFNHYPASSTVDSLETSVMEGKLARVVSWYDNEWGFSNRMIDTAGVVAKFL from the coding sequence ATGGCCACGAAGGTTGCCATCAACGGTTTCGGCCGCATCGGCCGTCTGGTTGCACGTGCGATCCTTGAACGCACCGATCACGATCTCGATCTCGTCGCGATCAACGATCTGGCCGACGCCAAGGCCAACGCGCTGCTGTTCGCGCATGATTCGATCCACGGCCGCTTCAAGGGCGATGTGACCGCCGATGGCGATGCGATCATCGTCAACGGCAAGCGCATCGCGGTGACCAAGGAGCGCGATCCCGGCAACCTGCCGCACGCGGCGATGGGCATCGATATCGTGCTCGAATGCACCGGCTTCTTCCAGTCGGACGAAGCTTCGCGCCCGCACCTCGCCGCAGGCGCCAAGCGCGTGATCATCTCCGCGCCCGCGACCGGCGTTTCCAAGACCATCGTCTACGGCGTGAACCACAAGACGCTGACCGCCGATGACGTGATCATCTCCAACGCGTCCTGCACCACCAACTGCCTCGCGCCGGTGGCCAAGGTGCTGAACGATGTGATCGGGATCGAGCGCGGCTTCATGACCACGATCCACTCCTACACCAACGACCAGCGCATGCTCGACCAGATCCACCCCGATCTGCGCCGTGCCCGCGCCGGCGCGCAGAACATGATCCCGACCACCACCGGCGCTGCGCGCGCGGTGGGCCTCGTTCTGCCCGAACTGAAGGGCAAGCTTGATGGCTCGTCGGTGCGCGTGCCGACCCCGAACGTCTCGATGGTCGACCTCGTCTTCGTGCCGAGCCGCGACACCACGGCGGAAGAAATCAACGCCGCATTGAAGGCCGCTGCCGAAGGCCCGATGAAGGGTGTGCTCGATTACACCGACCAGCCGCTCGTCAGCTCGGACTTCAACCACTATCCGGCGTCCTCGACGGTCGACAGCCTCGAAACCAGCGTGATGGAAGGCAAGCTTGCCCGCGTCGTCAGCTGGTACGATAACGAATGGGGCTTCTCGAACCGCATGATCGACACGGCGGGCGTGGTGGCGAAGTTCCTCTGA
- a CDS encoding phosphoglycerate kinase, producing the protein MSSFKTLDDLPADLTGEIALVRVDLNLPMKDGSATDVTRVEAVKPTILELAGRGAKVLLLAHFGRPGGQRSSMLSTSMVIGDVEQVIGKEIMFIPEIAGPVVAQAVESILRPGDIGLLDNTRFWPGEEKNDPALAKAIAAHGTLYVNDAFSAAHRAHATTEGLAHILPAYAGRSMEAELKALDAALGTPEQPVVAVVGGAKVSTKLAVLENLVGKVQHLIIGGGMANTFLAARGVDVGKSLCEHDLAPTVTRIMDEADAKGCTVHLPYDVVVAKEFAANPPSMRVCNLHEVAADEMILDVGPQAVEALADVLKTCRTLVWNGPLGAFETEPFDAATVALARTAAALTLEGSLISVAGGGDTVAALAAAGVEDDFTYISTAGGAFLEWMEGRVLPGVAALEG; encoded by the coding sequence GTGAGTTCTTTCAAGACCCTCGATGATCTGCCCGCCGACTTGACCGGCGAGATCGCGCTGGTGCGCGTCGATCTCAATCTGCCGATGAAGGATGGCTCGGCCACCGACGTCACGCGGGTCGAGGCGGTGAAGCCGACGATCCTCGAACTCGCAGGGCGCGGGGCCAAGGTGCTGCTGCTGGCGCATTTCGGCCGTCCGGGTGGGCAGCGTTCCTCGATGCTCTCGACCAGCATGGTGATCGGCGATGTCGAGCAGGTGATCGGCAAGGAGATCATGTTCATCCCCGAAATCGCCGGGCCGGTGGTGGCGCAGGCGGTGGAGAGCATCCTGCGCCCCGGTGACATCGGTCTGCTCGATAACACCCGCTTCTGGCCGGGCGAGGAAAAGAACGATCCCGCGCTCGCCAAGGCGATTGCCGCGCACGGCACGCTCTACGTCAACGATGCCTTCAGCGCCGCGCACCGCGCCCACGCGACCACCGAAGGCCTCGCGCATATCCTGCCGGCCTATGCGGGCCGTTCGATGGAAGCGGAATTGAAGGCACTCGATGCTGCGCTCGGCACGCCCGAACAGCCGGTTGTTGCCGTGGTGGGCGGGGCCAAGGTTTCGACCAAGCTCGCCGTGCTCGAAAACCTCGTCGGCAAGGTGCAGCACCTCATCATCGGTGGCGGCATGGCCAACACCTTCCTTGCCGCGCGCGGCGTGGATGTCGGCAAGAGCCTGTGCGAACACGATCTTGCGCCCACCGTCACCCGGATCATGGACGAAGCGGACGCCAAGGGCTGCACCGTCCACCTGCCTTACGATGTCGTGGTGGCCAAGGAATTCGCCGCCAACCCGCCGAGCATGCGGGTCTGCAACTTGCACGAAGTGGCGGCGGACGAGATGATCCTTGATGTCGGTCCGCAGGCAGTGGAAGCGCTGGCTGATGTGCTCAAGACCTGCCGCACGCTGGTGTGGAACGGCCCGCTGGGTGCCTTCGAGACCGAGCCCTTCGATGCCGCCACCGTGGCGCTGGCGCGCACCGCTGCGGCGCTGACCCTCGAAGGCTCGCTTATCAGCGTGGCGGGTGGCGGCGATACCGTGGCGGCGCTGGCAGCGGCGGGTGTCGAGGACGATTTCACCTATATTTCAACCGCTGGCGGCGCGTTCCTCGAATGGATGGAAGGCCGCGTTCTGCCCGGCGTCGCCGCGCTCGAGGGCTGA
- a CDS encoding YybH family protein: MASSETEIEALELRFMRAWVAGDAKELKKLLARDFMLMAGTTPPQLLDRPSFLAAAERGFACNKFNYREVFVRQHGKAAWFVAGAELDMGVGLKSWSGAFLVTALWRKGAFGGWKLAERSLARLEPGDALAASVSKLQLWK, from the coding sequence ATGGCGTCGAGTGAAACCGAGATCGAGGCGCTCGAATTGCGCTTCATGCGCGCCTGGGTGGCGGGCGATGCCAAGGAGCTGAAGAAGCTCCTTGCGCGCGATTTCATGCTGATGGCCGGCACCACGCCGCCGCAATTGCTCGATCGCCCCAGCTTCCTCGCTGCGGCCGAGCGCGGGTTCGCCTGCAACAAGTTCAATTACCGCGAAGTCTTTGTGCGCCAGCACGGCAAGGCTGCGTGGTTTGTCGCCGGGGCCGAGCTCGATATGGGCGTGGGACTCAAGAGCTGGTCGGGCGCTTTCCTTGTCACCGCACTGTGGCGCAAGGGCGCGTTTGGCGGATGGAAGCTCGCGGAACGCAGCCTTGCGCGGCTCGAACCCGGCGATGCGCTGGCGGCGTCGGTCAGCAAGCTGCAATTGTGGAAGTAG